In the genome of Coregonus clupeaformis isolate EN_2021a chromosome 11, ASM2061545v1, whole genome shotgun sequence, one region contains:
- the LOC121576431 gene encoding elongation of very long chain fatty acids protein 1: protein MLQDIGARAMGVYEYLLKGTDPRLWSYPLMQSPVNMSAILLTYIFFVLVAGPRFMANRKPFQLKEAMITYNFSMVALNAFIVYEFLMSGWATTYTWRCDAVDYSDSPQGLRMVRVAWLFLFSKFIELLDTVFFVLRKKHGQITFLHVFHHSFMPWTWWWGVSLAPGGIGSFHAMVNCIVHVIMYSYYGLSAAGPRFQKFLWWKKYMTAIQLVQFVMVSLHVTQYYFMDSCDYQVPLFIHLIWMYGTFFFVLFSNFWYQAYVKGKRLPKQDSKPGLNGKANGTTMVANGNGKHHKKGNSNGTSNGSSHNENGSAHAGKMKKS from the exons ATGCTTCAGGACATTGGTGCTAGAGCCATGGGGGTTTATGAGTACCTCTTGAAGGGAACAG ACCCGCGACTGTGGAGCTACCCACTCATGCAGAGTCCGGTGAACATGTCGGCCATCTTGCTGACCTACATCTTCTTCGTGCTGGTCGCTGGGCCTCGCTTCATGGCCAACCGCAAGCCCTTCCAGCTCAAGGAGGCCATGATCACTTACAACTTCTCCATGGTGGCGTTGAATGCCTTTATTGTCTATgag TTCTTGATGTCTGGCTGGGCCACGACATACACATGGAGATGTGACGCAGTTGATTACTCGGATAGCCCCCAAGGCCTTAGA ATGGTTCGAGTGGCCTGGTTATTCTTGTTCTCCAAATTCATTGAGCTCTTGGACACG GTGTTTTTCGTTCTGAGGAAGAAACATGGCCAGATCACCTTCCTGCACGTCTTCCACCACTCTTTCATGCCCTGGACCTGGTGGTGGGGTGTCAGCTTAGCTCCCG GGGGAATAGGCTCTTTCCATGCCATGGTGAATTGCATCGTCCACGTCATCATGTACTCCTACTACGGCCTGTCTGCGGCTGGACCGCGCTTCCAGAAGTTCCTCTGGTGGAAGAAGTACATGACCGCCATCCAGCTG GTTCAGTTTGTGATGGTGTCCCTCCACGTCACCCAGTATTACTTCATGGACAGCTGTGACTACCAGGTCCCCCTGTTCATCCACCTCATCTGGATGTATGGCACCTTCTTCTTTGTGCTCTTCTCCAACTTCTGGTACCAGGCATACGTGAAGGGAAAGCGGTTGCCCAAGCAGGACTCCAAGCCTGGCCTCAACGGCAAGGCCAACGGGACCACCATGGTCGCCAATGGCAATGGCAAGCACCACAAGAAAGGTAACAGCAATGGCACCAGCAACGGTTCCAGTCACAACGAAAATGGTAGTGCCCATGCGGGCAAGATGAAGAAGTCCTAG
- the LOC121577226 gene encoding MOB kinase activator 3C-like isoform X3 produces MFVKPVQSPLRNTPPPHTHTHTHCPLGPHLTIKSTIKTMALCLGQVFSKDKTFRPRKRFEPGTQRFELYKKAQASLKSGLDLRKVVQLPDGENINDWIAVHVVDFFNRINLIYGTVSEFCTERTCPIMSGGLRYEYRWQDGDDYKKPTKLPALKYMNLLMDWIETNINNEDIFPTRVFLSLRTSSRCVRRS; encoded by the coding sequence ATGTTTGTGAAACCTGTCCAATCCCCTCTCAGgaacaccccccccccacacacacacacacacacacactgtccattaGGCCCACACCTCACCATAAAGTCTACCATTAAGACAATGGCTCTCTGTCTCGGACAAGTCTTCAGCAAAGACAAAACGTTCAGGCCTCGGAAGCGCTTCGAGCCTGGGACCCAGCGCTTTGAACTGTACAAGAAGGCCCAGGCCTCTCTGAAGTCCGGCCTGGACCTGAGGAAAGTGGTCCAGCTTCCCGATGGAGAGAACATCAACGACTGGATCGCCGTGCACGTGGTGGACTTCTTCAACCGCATCAACCTAATCTACGGCACGGTCAGCGAGTTCTGCACCGAGCGCACCTGCCCCATCATGTCCGGGGGCCTGCGCTATGAGTACCGGTGGCAGGACGGAGATGACTACAAGAAGCCCACCAAGCTGCCCGCCTTGAAGTACATGAACCTGCTGATGGACTGGATCGAGACCAACATCAACAACGAGGACATCTTCCCCACAAGA